DNA from Tripterygium wilfordii isolate XIE 37 chromosome 4, ASM1340144v1, whole genome shotgun sequence:
TTTCCATAAGACGAACAGAGATCAAATATACTAATGAACTAAATTCTTACGTCACGCAACATGATGGTCGAGCTAAATTGCAGAATGTTCTTTATCAGGTGCTTCATAGGTACTGGTGTCAGTACTGAAGCAAGAAGTTTTTCTTAGAAGGGAAATACAAAGTATGAAATGAAAGCCACAGATGCTTCATAGGTATTGTTTGGTGCCAATTGCTGGGGTTCCTATGTACAGTAGTTTGTTCCTTACCGAGCAATAGAGAAGTTGCCTAAGTATTGTTTTCCAGCATCTGGTCGCCAACAATGCTAAGTGGAACAGCTGGTGCTAACTCCAAATAGTCGAAATCATCAGTTATCCCTACCTGCCGTTAAACCAAACCGCAAGATGTTAGAGTAGGATAGTTGTACGTCCACATGTTGAGGTAGATGGTGCATAATGCATTGGGGGAGTTCTAGTGCAAGAAATCTCCCAATAGACAAACAAATCCAACAGAATCTTGAATATACAAATCCATGGCCAATGAAGCAAACAAATACCAGCCTGCCTGCTGAATTCAAATGCATCATGCATGAGTGCATGCAAAGTAGCCACCACAAAgatggcacaaaaatgggaaaccTCACTCGGCGGGGAGGGTTGCATAGGCAGATCCATAGTGAGTACTTGCACAATGAGAAAGCAAGAGAAGTACCTCCGTGTACAAGTTTTCAAGCTGCTCTTTTGCCTGAGGGAAGTTGTTTGAACACCATTGTCGTAGTGTGAAGATGTTATCTGTCAAATATACTTCCaccataagaaaataaaataaccattgaaTGTAATCAAAGTTCAGAAAACTTCTTCAGGAGTCAAGGGGgaggagagagatagagagagagctGATAAATGAGTAAAGGGTAAAACTAAAACCTGTCCATCTGTTTGCTGATGCATGGGCAACTTCTATTGCTTTCTCTGCCACATTATAATATAGTTATCTATTAGTCTAAATTCAACAAATCCTATCAGGCATTAAGAACCAATTCCACTTCTTAGAGAGAAGGATATATCAGACAAAATGCTATTCACTATGCATCGAACTTATAAAAGCTTTTCTTTACTCATTGATTCAAAGGCAGCTGGATCATTGTCTGCAAATTGTCCCATCTCTTCCTAAAAGATTACAAATGTCAGAAACTTGAGTAATCTACTTATATTGCTTGATGTACAGCAAAGTATCGGCAGAAATCTACCTTCAGCTCTTTATACTTAAGTTCAAGGGCTGTTAACTCTCCTAAGGCATCCTCTCGTT
Protein-coding regions in this window:
- the LOC119997540 gene encoding meiotic nuclear division protein 1 homolog isoform X2 yields the protein MSKKRGLSLEEKREKMLQIFYESQDFFLLKELEKLGPKKGVITQSVKDVVQSLVDDDLVLKDKIGTSLRNAYQKLESELQSSQKRFAELVYQCNELKRGREESDEREDALGELTALELKYKELKEEMGQFADNDPAAFESMKKAIEVAHASANRWTDNIFTLRQWCSNNFPQAKEQLENLYTEVGITDDFDYLELAPAVPLSIVGDQMLENNT